One window of Dehalobacterium formicoaceticum genomic DNA carries:
- a CDS encoding trimethylamine methyltransferase family protein: MRFDYYTEEQLQQVHEASLDLLKKVGISTSSERFRTLLLDHGCVEKGNRILFTQDVIDKGMKTVPPVFNLHGRNNGPVLEIGKKKGYCQTLVGAPSVIDLESGVRRDCMVQDLADITRLADALENVDIISPLFPRDVPQEIILTMETAVCLRNTSKPLSICVESSRELQFIKELLIAVAGSEEALREKPLATLPVSPVSPLEYGFDPAEALLDVVAAGLPLGVEPCPQMGATGPMSMNGLVAMHNAEILAGVIAAQLYQPGCPLTMSSRATFMDMRSGLGLWAMPEMGMMSAGLNQLGRYYQIPVAPGGYCGSSKVADMQSAYEHLYNALMEGLAGSDIIGSAGSLDNALISCYVMLVVDDELSSVVKRTIKEIEVNADNLAVDVVAEVIENQDNFLGHKHTRKYLRSGELWKPGISQRQTFEKWAQQGQKLEDVAKEKAAYLLATHQSAPLSSEIENEFDKILASAKKALME, translated from the coding sequence ATGAGATTCGATTACTATACTGAAGAGCAGCTTCAGCAAGTGCATGAAGCAAGTCTTGATCTGTTAAAAAAGGTAGGGATTAGTACCAGTTCGGAAAGATTTCGCACCCTTCTTTTAGACCATGGTTGTGTGGAAAAGGGAAACAGAATTCTTTTTACTCAGGATGTAATTGATAAAGGGATGAAAACAGTACCCCCTGTTTTCAATCTCCACGGACGCAACAACGGACCGGTATTAGAAATTGGAAAGAAAAAAGGATATTGCCAGACTTTGGTAGGAGCTCCCTCTGTGATTGACCTGGAAAGCGGCGTACGGCGGGACTGCATGGTGCAAGACCTGGCAGATATTACTCGTTTGGCGGATGCTTTGGAAAATGTGGATATCATTTCACCCCTTTTTCCCCGGGACGTACCCCAGGAAATCATTTTAACCATGGAGACCGCGGTTTGTTTGCGCAATACATCAAAACCTTTGAGCATTTGTGTGGAATCTTCACGAGAACTCCAATTTATTAAAGAGCTGTTAATCGCGGTGGCAGGAAGCGAAGAAGCTTTAAGAGAAAAACCCCTGGCTACCTTACCGGTATCACCGGTAAGTCCTTTGGAATACGGATTTGATCCGGCGGAAGCGCTGCTGGATGTGGTAGCAGCGGGCCTGCCTTTGGGGGTGGAACCATGCCCCCAGATGGGTGCCACCGGCCCCATGAGTATGAACGGCCTAGTGGCTATGCATAATGCGGAAATTTTGGCCGGTGTCATTGCCGCCCAATTGTATCAACCGGGCTGTCCCCTAACCATGTCCTCTCGTGCCACCTTTATGGATATGAGATCAGGTCTCGGCCTTTGGGCCATGCCGGAGATGGGGATGATGTCGGCAGGTCTGAATCAATTGGGACGCTATTATCAAATTCCCGTCGCACCCGGGGGTTATTGCGGGAGTTCCAAGGTAGCCGATATGCAAAGCGCATATGAACATTTATACAATGCTTTGATGGAAGGGCTGGCCGGCAGTGATATTATCGGGTCCGCCGGCTCTCTGGACAATGCTTTGATATCCTGTTATGTCATGCTGGTCGTGGATGATGAATTATCTTCCGTGGTAAAAAGAACCATAAAAGAAATTGAGGTAAATGCAGACAACCTGGCTGTGGATGTAGTAGCGGAAGTCATTGAAAATCAGGATAATTTCCTGGGCCACAAGCATACGCGCAAATATTTACGTTCCGGGGAATTATGGAAACCGGGTATCAGTCAGAGGCAAACCTTTGAAAAATGGGCACAGCAAGGACAAAAATTAGAGGATGTCGCGAAGGAAAAAGCTGCTTATTTGCTGGCAACCCATCAGTCTGCTCCTTTAAGCAGTGAGATTGAAAATGAATTTGATAAGATACTTGCCAGTGCAAAAAAAGCCTTAATGGAGTAA
- a CDS encoding sigma-54 interaction domain-containing protein, translating into MVKKHSLIKDLFAAFISEINQGLAVINVESGLLEVCNHRFAEIIRIDHSLLRGEKIGEIIPGFDVYKNETDKVLRVAGQHQVRFKFVDIGNEQLGSFILVFVSEVLPQEQEDMTFMNEAFRTVLDHIDEGVLIADDQNRITYCNQVQLNFDGLKLKDILGKYSWDVYDFNAEISMMRKCVETEKPIDTYVQYYISNSGQYVRVTGNNLPVRHNEKTVGSVAIYRNLRKSEDMACKIIELQKKISEDQPDLEGALISGGASKKKYFSFDDILGVSHGISRSIEVARLAAQSDSPVFIYGETGTGKEMFAQSIHSESDRSNKPLVSINCAAIPENLLEGIIFGTLKGVFTGAADRKGLFEEADGGTIFLDEINSMPIALQSKLLRVLEERKVRRLGGKEEIPVDVRIISCSNVPPQQAITENQIRNDLYYRLAVINIEIPPLRERREDIQVLTQFFVGKFNLKFKKHVCQISPEIFELVKSYDWPGNVRQLKHWVESAMNMIPADEPIFSEQYAPQGLHVFYGKVRNTEKSDKKGEVFTQIHENERLKIEEALKRNSGNISKTAQELGISRQVLYYRMRKFEIR; encoded by the coding sequence GTGGTAAAGAAGCATTCTTTGATTAAAGACTTGTTTGCAGCATTCATTTCTGAAATTAACCAGGGATTAGCTGTTATAAATGTAGAGTCAGGCTTATTGGAAGTATGCAATCATCGATTTGCAGAAATAATACGGATAGACCATTCCCTCTTAAGGGGAGAAAAAATTGGTGAAATAATTCCGGGATTCGATGTGTACAAAAATGAAACAGATAAGGTTTTAAGAGTTGCCGGGCAGCATCAGGTTCGTTTTAAATTCGTGGACATAGGAAATGAACAGCTTGGTTCCTTTATTCTGGTGTTTGTTTCGGAAGTGCTGCCTCAGGAGCAGGAAGACATGACCTTTATGAATGAGGCTTTTCGCACCGTTTTAGATCACATTGACGAAGGCGTTCTGATTGCTGATGATCAGAATCGCATCACTTACTGCAATCAAGTACAGCTGAATTTTGACGGTTTAAAATTGAAAGATATTTTGGGTAAGTATTCCTGGGACGTTTATGACTTTAATGCGGAAATCAGTATGATGCGTAAATGTGTAGAAACAGAAAAGCCGATTGATACCTATGTCCAGTATTATATTTCCAATAGCGGTCAATATGTTCGTGTCACAGGGAATAACCTCCCCGTGCGTCATAATGAAAAAACCGTGGGTTCAGTGGCAATTTACAGAAACTTGCGTAAAAGTGAGGATATGGCCTGCAAAATCATTGAATTGCAGAAAAAAATCAGTGAAGATCAGCCGGATCTGGAAGGTGCATTGATCAGCGGCGGGGCCTCGAAAAAGAAATATTTTTCCTTTGACGATATCCTGGGTGTCAGTCATGGAATATCCCGCAGTATTGAGGTGGCCAGATTAGCCGCCCAGTCGGATTCTCCTGTATTTATTTACGGAGAAACGGGTACGGGGAAGGAAATGTTTGCCCAAAGCATTCACAGCGAAAGCGATAGAAGCAATAAGCCCCTTGTTTCCATTAACTGTGCGGCCATCCCGGAAAATTTACTGGAGGGTATTATTTTTGGCACGTTGAAGGGTGTATTTACCGGGGCCGCAGACAGAAAGGGCCTTTTTGAGGAAGCGGATGGGGGTACCATCTTTTTAGATGAAATAAACTCTATGCCCATTGCCTTGCAGAGTAAATTATTAAGGGTTTTGGAAGAAAGAAAAGTGAGACGATTGGGAGGGAAGGAAGAGATCCCAGTCGATGTGCGTATCATCAGCTGCAGCAATGTGCCGCCCCAACAAGCAATCACAGAGAACCAAATCCGTAATGACTTATATTATCGTCTGGCCGTGATCAATATTGAAATTCCACCCTTGCGGGAGCGCAGGGAAGATATCCAGGTGCTGACACAATTTTTTGTGGGAAAATTTAATTTAAAATTTAAGAAGCACGTTTGCCAAATCAGCCCGGAAATATTTGAGCTCGTAAAGTCATATGACTGGCCGGGGAATGTGCGGCAGCTGAAACACTGGGTAGAATCGGCCATGAATATGATTCCGGCAGATGAACCAATTTTCAGCGAGCAATATGCTCCCCAGGGACTGCATGTATTTTATGGAAAGGTTAGGAATACAGAAAAAAGTGACAAAAAGGGAGAGGTATTTACTCAGATCCATGAAAATGAACGGCTAAAAATCGAAGAGGCATTGAAGCGTAACAGCGGAAACATTTCAAAGACAGCCCAGGAATTGGGTATCAGTCGTCAGGTTCTTTATTATCGTATGCGCAAATTTGAAATCAGATGA
- the larA gene encoding nickel-dependent lactate racemase, producing the protein MENISLGYGNGSQTVQIPEENLLGCLKPQNKPAEIPGEEMIKKALANPIGTAPLGKIVAPGERVAIIISDITRPCPSFLLLPPVLEELNQAGVKDEDITIVSGLGVHRPHTAEEMKKLVGPQVYERFNCIDSYGGEGDFIQVGQSRIGTPFQVFRPVAEAAKRICLGNIDYHYFAGYSGGVKALVPGVCTRATIQANHRMMLHPKAKVGIIEGNPVRADMEEVINYLSIDFILNVVLDEEKNLMAAVAGDFIQAHRAGCKILDQAYRLPIRELADIVVTSPHGFPKDINVYQAQKALDNARWAAKAGGIIILVAECGEGLGESTFSRWIEEAHRPQDVLKRIAQDFQLGGHKAAAIADMAEQFRIFLVSTLPEKTVHKLFMEPFQEANQALQEALRIKGREAKIWVMPTGGTTLPQLVV; encoded by the coding sequence ATGGAGAATATTTCATTGGGATACGGAAATGGGTCGCAAACCGTGCAGATTCCTGAAGAAAACTTATTAGGCTGTTTAAAACCCCAAAACAAGCCTGCAGAGATCCCAGGGGAAGAGATGATTAAAAAGGCGTTGGCAAATCCCATCGGGACCGCACCTTTAGGTAAAATCGTCGCGCCAGGAGAGCGGGTTGCGATTATCATTAGTGATATCACGAGACCTTGTCCCAGTTTTCTGCTCCTGCCACCGGTATTGGAAGAACTAAATCAGGCAGGAGTAAAAGATGAGGATATTACCATCGTATCCGGATTAGGAGTGCATCGGCCTCATACGGCCGAGGAAATGAAAAAATTGGTAGGACCTCAGGTTTATGAACGTTTTAACTGCATCGATTCCTATGGCGGGGAAGGGGATTTTATCCAGGTGGGACAAAGCCGGATTGGAACTCCTTTTCAGGTTTTTCGACCTGTGGCAGAGGCTGCAAAACGAATATGCTTAGGTAACATCGATTACCATTATTTTGCCGGTTATAGCGGCGGGGTAAAAGCCCTGGTGCCGGGGGTGTGTACGCGAGCTACCATTCAGGCAAATCACCGGATGATGCTCCATCCCAAGGCAAAAGTGGGAATTATTGAAGGAAATCCCGTCCGGGCGGATATGGAGGAAGTGATAAATTACCTGTCCATCGATTTTATTCTCAACGTGGTTCTGGATGAAGAAAAGAACCTGATGGCGGCGGTGGCTGGGGATTTTATCCAAGCCCATCGGGCAGGATGCAAAATACTTGATCAAGCATATCGTCTGCCGATCCGTGAGTTAGCAGATATTGTGGTTACAAGCCCTCATGGTTTTCCCAAAGATATTAATGTCTACCAGGCACAAAAAGCATTAGATAATGCCAGATGGGCGGCAAAGGCGGGGGGAATTATTATTCTTGTGGCAGAATGCGGGGAAGGTTTGGGAGAGAGCACGTTTAGCCGCTGGATTGAGGAGGCGCATCGTCCCCAGGATGTTTTGAAACGCATCGCCCAGGATTTTCAATTGGGAGGCCATAAGGCTGCAGCAATTGCCGATATGGCAGAGCAATTCCGGATTTTCCTCGTTTCCACCTTGCCGGAAAAGACGGTACATAAATTATTTATGGAGCCTTTTCAGGAAGCAAATCAGGCTTTACAAGAAGCATTGCGCATCAAGGGAAGGGAAGCAAAAATTTGGGTGATGCCTACCGGTGGTACTACTTTGCCTCAATTAGTTGTTTGA
- a CDS encoding PEP/pyruvate-binding domain-containing protein, with the protein MDEMILRLTDVKFRHQVHFGSKAANLGLIARELKTPPGFCLSSLAYTHTLKNLKMLRHITRLAEGVQSESLDQIDKVAAQIRSEILDIEFPAEMLNALEDAYDRLKLDHDNFMVAVRSSATAEDLPSASFAGQMDSFLNVTGFSELVVALKKCWASLWTPRGIYYRFQKGIGQRNIAMAVIVQEMVPAEVAGVMFTANPITSSRQEYYIEAVKGLGDALVSGEVNADRYLVAKKNLLIQSKNIVESHPYMTDFQIKTLADYGAKLEFLYEEPQDIEWAMTKGEIYILQTRPITTLEDEGLTPVQAEKMSKIQKQIWININERFPEPVLPMDGIVAKIYYMSLFNAYQELGFHVPFVDWHNVEQGIFPEFFLPPRIKRMPRRLLKLKKTSGWDLEKEWKDNEAAFDKYLRLLKNPELPQFPLEVILEYVEDGLRDFQRAVTFRYVIYIQYRSLYHFLSRYLVLLYGEEGKAVLEGLLSDETHITGELNQALLDLALKAKINTQIKDLIVEKPPLEVETTLGAVPHGEEYLREFQNFLEQYGDRELSQGLGGIAAKTWRDRPDVVWGMIKGILIADESAQLQKEYLPDRKTEAEEKLQKLSSKGIYKVLRVGPFSESLIDTVRKYNVFRENSHFYLTQGMTIFRTLFLEIGRRLVNRDLLEHQEDIMYLTYFEMKELIYALYSCRKVSKLELKEKTYARKQKQERRRKQWAGRQVVFSPEEESTIQGVGASSGVVSGPCRIITDPQDFYRLRPGDILVAPYTNPAWTPTFSFIGGLVAEFGSTVSHAAIIAREYGIPAVMGISGATQILEDGEMITIDGSRGLIQRSK; encoded by the coding sequence ATGGACGAAATGATTTTACGGCTGACTGATGTGAAATTTCGTCATCAGGTCCATTTTGGCAGTAAAGCAGCGAATTTAGGCTTAATTGCTCGGGAATTAAAGACTCCGCCAGGGTTTTGCTTAAGCTCCCTGGCTTATACCCATACTTTAAAAAACTTGAAGATGCTGAGACATATCACGCGTCTGGCGGAGGGAGTGCAAAGTGAAAGCTTAGATCAAATCGACAAGGTGGCGGCCCAAATCAGGTCGGAGATCCTTGATATTGAATTTCCTGCAGAAATGTTAAATGCATTGGAAGATGCCTACGATCGATTGAAACTGGATCATGATAATTTTATGGTAGCTGTGCGTTCCTCCGCCACTGCCGAAGATTTGCCCTCGGCTTCCTTTGCCGGACAAATGGACAGCTTTTTGAATGTCACCGGTTTTTCGGAGTTGGTAGTTGCCCTGAAGAAATGCTGGGCTTCCCTTTGGACACCCCGGGGGATATATTACCGTTTTCAAAAGGGAATTGGCCAAAGGAATATTGCTATGGCCGTAATTGTTCAGGAAATGGTGCCGGCAGAGGTGGCGGGCGTGATGTTTACCGCCAATCCCATTACCAGTTCCCGTCAGGAATACTATATTGAAGCGGTCAAAGGCTTAGGTGATGCCTTGGTTTCGGGAGAAGTAAATGCAGACCGCTATCTGGTGGCAAAAAAGAATCTTCTTATTCAATCAAAAAATATTGTTGAGTCCCATCCCTACATGACCGATTTCCAGATAAAAACCTTAGCAGATTACGGGGCTAAACTTGAGTTTCTTTATGAGGAGCCTCAGGATATCGAATGGGCCATGACCAAAGGGGAGATTTATATTCTGCAAACCCGTCCCATTACAACTTTGGAGGATGAAGGACTGACCCCGGTACAAGCGGAAAAAATGAGCAAAATACAAAAACAAATCTGGATTAACATCAATGAGCGTTTTCCTGAGCCGGTTTTGCCTATGGATGGAATTGTGGCCAAGATTTATTATATGAGCCTTTTTAATGCTTATCAGGAATTGGGTTTTCATGTCCCCTTTGTGGATTGGCACAATGTGGAGCAGGGGATTTTTCCCGAATTCTTTCTGCCGCCCAGGATCAAAAGGATGCCACGCCGCCTGTTAAAACTAAAAAAGACCTCAGGTTGGGATTTGGAAAAAGAATGGAAGGATAATGAGGCTGCCTTTGATAAGTACTTACGCTTATTGAAGAACCCGGAATTACCTCAATTTCCTTTGGAAGTGATCCTGGAGTATGTGGAGGATGGTTTGCGGGATTTTCAGCGGGCCGTCACCTTTCGTTATGTGATCTATATTCAGTATAGGTCATTGTACCATTTCCTTTCCCGCTATCTGGTCCTACTGTATGGGGAGGAAGGAAAGGCTGTTTTAGAAGGGCTGCTGTCTGACGAGACCCATATCACCGGAGAATTAAATCAAGCTTTGCTGGATTTAGCATTGAAAGCAAAAATAAACACTCAGATCAAAGACTTGATTGTGGAAAAACCCCCACTGGAAGTGGAAACCACCTTAGGTGCTGTACCCCATGGGGAAGAATACCTCCGGGAATTTCAAAATTTTCTTGAACAATATGGAGATCGGGAATTATCCCAAGGTCTGGGCGGGATCGCTGCCAAAACCTGGCGGGATCGCCCGGACGTGGTCTGGGGGATGATTAAGGGGATCTTGATTGCTGATGAAAGTGCCCAACTCCAAAAGGAATACCTGCCGGATAGAAAAACAGAAGCGGAAGAGAAATTACAAAAGTTGAGCTCTAAAGGTATTTATAAGGTGTTAAGAGTAGGCCCCTTTTCAGAAAGCTTGATTGATACGGTGCGTAAATACAATGTTTTTCGGGAGAACAGTCATTTTTATCTGACCCAAGGGATGACAATATTCCGTACCCTGTTTTTAGAAATAGGCCGCCGCCTGGTAAACCGGGATTTATTGGAACATCAGGAAGATATCATGTATTTAACTTATTTTGAAATGAAAGAGCTTATTTATGCCTTATACAGCTGTCGTAAGGTAAGCAAATTGGAGCTTAAGGAGAAAACTTATGCCAGAAAACAAAAGCAGGAGCGCCGCCGCAAACAATGGGCAGGACGCCAGGTGGTCTTTTCTCCGGAAGAAGAAAGTACGATTCAAGGAGTGGGAGCCAGCAGCGGAGTCGTCTCCGGCCCCTGTAGAATCATTACGGATCCCCAGGATTTTTACCGGCTGCGCCCCGGCGATATCCTAGTGGCACCTTACACCAACCCTGCCTGGACTCCTACATTTTCTTTTATTGGCGGACTGGTGGCGGAATTCGGCAGCACCGTATCCCATGCCGCCATTATTGCCCGGGAATATGGGATTCCGGCAGTGATGGGGATAAGCGGAGCCACGCAAATTCTAGAGGACGGGGAAATGATCACGATCGACGGCTCCAGAGGGTTGATTCAAAGGAGTAAGTAA
- a CDS encoding ASKHA domain-containing protein, giving the protein MEEKFKILFLPDDKEFEVTAGISVLQAAGMAGVELDGPCGGNGTCGKCRVRVMKEQGGAQWALACKTIIDRDMTVEIPQLEVSVHRKNELTLADLNVQIDSGISAKVVTVSKPSLENQHPDAKRFLIAMDNDTLELGTEVLRALPKTVRDKEAKGMVTAILCGNKVLAVEAGDTSQRLYGIAVDIGTTSVVVALMDLRSGETVAIASAGNPQTTFGADVIARIEHVMNNEDGLEVLNRRVIKTINRLTEKLAQDIGITPMEIYQMTMVGNTTMSHLFMKIDPTYLAVSPFIPVVSERVWFEARELNIEIAPQAPVYVTPSVAGYVGGDTIGVIMSTDIYQKKGIYLAIDIGTNGELVLSRDGEMASCSTAAGPAFEGAQIKFGMRAADGAIEKVTILENGEVEIGVIGNQPPKGICGSGLMDVVSEMARAGVIDSTGRLCTAENPGDLPPALQKRLGSNEEYGPYFILSFAEDNMGEEVVLTQKDVRELQLAKAALAAGIQVLLQHFNLSAQDLDEVLLAGAFGSYINKYSALGIGLLPAIDANKINSVGNAAGTGARMELISQEIRQEAEKVARRVEHLELSTRADFQEYFINCLSF; this is encoded by the coding sequence ATGGAAGAAAAATTCAAAATCTTATTTTTGCCGGATGATAAAGAATTCGAGGTGACCGCAGGTATAAGTGTTTTACAGGCTGCCGGAATGGCAGGCGTGGAATTAGATGGTCCTTGCGGTGGTAATGGGACCTGTGGAAAATGCCGGGTACGTGTTATGAAAGAACAGGGCGGTGCTCAGTGGGCCTTGGCCTGCAAGACGATCATTGATCGGGATATGACCGTAGAGATCCCACAGTTAGAGGTGTCTGTACATCGGAAAAATGAGCTGACTTTGGCAGACCTCAATGTCCAAATTGATTCCGGCATTAGTGCCAAGGTCGTTACCGTAAGTAAACCTTCTCTGGAAAATCAGCATCCGGATGCTAAACGTTTTTTAATTGCTATGGATAATGATACCTTGGAGCTTGGCACAGAAGTCCTGCGTGCTTTACCAAAAACAGTGCGGGATAAAGAAGCAAAAGGTATGGTGACAGCCATTCTTTGTGGAAATAAGGTTTTGGCTGTGGAGGCAGGAGACACATCCCAAAGGCTTTACGGGATCGCAGTAGATATTGGGACCACCTCTGTGGTGGTGGCATTGATGGATCTAAGATCAGGAGAAACGGTGGCCATCGCTTCTGCCGGCAATCCCCAAACTACTTTTGGGGCGGATGTCATTGCCCGTATTGAGCATGTGATGAATAACGAGGATGGATTGGAAGTATTAAATCGGCGGGTGATTAAGACCATTAACCGCCTCACTGAGAAATTAGCCCAAGATATTGGGATCACACCCATGGAGATATATCAAATGACCATGGTGGGGAATACTACCATGAGCCATCTCTTTATGAAGATTGATCCTACTTATTTGGCGGTATCGCCTTTTATTCCCGTTGTTTCCGAAAGAGTTTGGTTCGAAGCCAGGGAATTAAACATTGAGATCGCCCCCCAAGCACCGGTTTATGTTACCCCCAGTGTTGCCGGGTATGTAGGAGGAGACACCATTGGTGTGATTATGTCCACTGACATTTATCAGAAAAAAGGGATCTATTTGGCTATCGATATCGGAACCAACGGAGAACTGGTACTGTCCCGGGATGGGGAAATGGCTTCATGCTCCACGGCGGCAGGGCCGGCCTTTGAAGGAGCCCAAATTAAATTCGGGATGCGAGCTGCCGATGGGGCGATTGAAAAGGTCACCATTTTGGAGAACGGCGAAGTGGAGATTGGCGTGATTGGCAATCAGCCTCCCAAGGGAATTTGCGGATCCGGTCTGATGGACGTTGTCTCTGAAATGGCCCGGGCGGGCGTGATTGACTCCACGGGTCGTTTATGCACCGCAGAAAATCCCGGAGATCTTCCCCCTGCATTGCAGAAACGGTTAGGCTCTAATGAAGAATACGGCCCCTACTTCATTCTCTCTTTTGCTGAAGATAATATGGGAGAAGAAGTGGTCCTTACTCAGAAAGACGTTCGGGAGCTTCAGCTGGCGAAGGCTGCATTGGCCGCGGGAATTCAGGTGTTGTTACAGCACTTTAACCTGAGTGCCCAGGATCTGGACGAGGTTTTACTGGCCGGTGCCTTCGGCAGTTATATTAATAAATACAGCGCTTTAGGAATCGGGCTTCTGCCTGCGATTGATGCGAACAAAATCAATTCTGTAGGGAATGCAGCGGGAACCGGAGCCCGTATGGAATTAATTTCTCAGGAAATACGACAGGAAGCAGAAAAAGTGGCGCGCCGGGTGGAGCATTTGGAATTATCCACCAGGGCTGACTTCCAGGAATATTTTATCAATTGCTTATCGTTTTAA
- a CDS encoding cobalamin B12-binding domain-containing protein, whose amino-acid sequence MSNTEILEKLSEGVREGDVEQVQEWTQKAIDAEIAPLDVINDGLTKGIQEVGALFSAGTYYLPDLLLGAKAMESGIKILEPLMADGNRKFLGKVLMGTVQGDLHEIGKNIVIMMLKTEGFEVFDLGIDVPAEKFIAEAKTIQPDIIGISALLTTTVGRQKEIIELLQEEGMRKNIKVMIGGAPINQNWADSIGAEGYAEDATEAVRVAKNLVGKVN is encoded by the coding sequence ATGTCAAATACAGAGATTTTAGAAAAACTGAGTGAAGGTGTACGAGAAGGAGATGTTGAGCAGGTTCAGGAATGGACTCAGAAAGCCATCGATGCGGAGATAGCACCTCTTGATGTGATCAATGACGGATTAACTAAAGGAATTCAGGAAGTCGGAGCCTTGTTCTCTGCCGGAACTTATTATTTACCGGATTTATTATTGGGAGCCAAAGCCATGGAAAGCGGTATTAAAATCTTAGAACCCTTAATGGCTGACGGCAATCGAAAGTTCTTAGGGAAAGTTTTAATGGGAACCGTTCAAGGTGACCTCCATGAAATTGGCAAGAATATTGTCATTATGATGCTGAAGACAGAAGGATTTGAAGTATTTGATCTGGGTATTGATGTTCCTGCAGAAAAATTTATTGCAGAGGCAAAAACGATTCAACCGGATATTATTGGCATTTCAGCCTTGCTCACAACGACAGTAGGCCGACAGAAAGAAATTATTGAACTGCTCCAGGAAGAAGGTATGCGCAAGAATATTAAGGTCATGATCGGAGGTGCTCCTATTAACCAGAATTGGGCAGACAGTATCGGTGCCGAAGGCTATGCGGAGGATGCCACAGAGGCTGTGCGGGTTGCAAAAAACCTAGTGGGAAAAGTGAACTAA